Below is a genomic region from Helianthus annuus cultivar XRQ/B chromosome 2, HanXRQr2.0-SUNRISE, whole genome shotgun sequence.
AGAGCTTAACCTGTCGGAAATGCTTAGATCATTCGGAGAGAAGGCGTTTGAGGCTGCAGAAAATGTGAAAATCGCGTTGGAGAAAACAACAGGCACGGTTAGAATCGGGGACATCATAGAAGGAGCACTTAAAGACTCGGTAGTTAAAATGCATGATTGGGATTTCTACGATTCACCAAAAAGAATCTGTGAAGATATTAAATGGAACTTTACCCGAAACGTGTTTTTAATGAGATCGGTTGACACAATATGTGTTTTTTTGGGCAAAGTTTCATTTGAGGAAATAAGAAGAGTGATCAATTGGTGTCACTTGTTAGGGTTTTCGACTGCTTACGGGATTGGGGTTTGGGTTACCTTCTCTTCTGGCTATCTGTTGGGCAAATGTTTACCTAAACAAGAAGTTTCGATGATGTTAAACAAGATGAACATGGTGTGTTTTAGAGCAATGGCTTATTGTGTTAGTGTAGCGCTTGTAGGGTTTCTTGCGAGTCGGGGAATTAGTAGAGAAGGTTTCTCAAACAAAATGGTGATGTTTCAATTATTCAATCTTGTTTCTGCACTTTGTATGATGTTAATCAATCTTATCTTCTTGGAACCTCGAGCAACAAAGGTAACACATCAAATCTTTCTTGATTTATATATTTGTTTAGAACCGTAACTCACACACCTACTAATCCTATTTCTAATTCTAcacatttattatttatatatcaCCCAAACTTGAATTTGAGATCTCGAGGGGAAAACTCGTCCGAAATCACCATAGGTGGAACTTAAATACCTGTGACCACCACTAAAGCACTAGTGGTGGCCACGAGTATTTTTGCGCCCTCTCAATATTTTGGGCCATGTGCGGTCACACATACCGCATATTCCCT
It encodes:
- the LOC110912873 gene encoding uncharacterized protein LOC110912873; protein product: MKKISHLLFLCLVLTSLSPPQDHSKELNLSEMLRSFGEKAFEAAENVKIALEKTTGTVRIGDIIEGALKDSVVKMHDWDFYDSPKRICEDIKWNFTRNVFLMRSVDTICVFLGKVSFEEIRRVINWCHLLGFSTAYGIGVWVTFSSGYLLGKCLPKQEVSMMLNKMNMVCFRAMAYCVSVALVGFLASRGISREGFSNKMVMFQLFNLVSALCMMLINLIFLEPRATKCIVQRKKETWQIKSVAAEKLKKMNAYSSRLSVSTVVVLTWHLAYISQMLQARH